A part of Odocoileus virginianus isolate 20LAN1187 ecotype Illinois unplaced genomic scaffold, Ovbor_1.2 Unplaced_Scaffold_11, whole genome shotgun sequence genomic DNA contains:
- the LOC139033489 gene encoding uncharacterized protein, which yields QLENTKPPFSEKPQGLIDLLDSILFTHNPTWDDCQQLLQVLFTTEERERILAEARKRVPGVDGRPTAQPHLVDEGFPLLRPNWDFERAEGRERLRVYRQTLMAGLRAAARKPTNLAKVNLVRQEPTESPAAFLERLMEAFRQYTPMDPQADESRAAVILAFVNQAAPDIRKKLQKIEGLGEQTIQDLLKAAEKVFNNRETAEEREERIRREERELAEKIRKEDREYRTRENQKNQKELAKILFAGMRTGSGARELRGRQAGKKEKLERQTLKKDQCAYCKELGHWKTECSKRDSRKGMAQREKVSPENRALYMGEDSD from the coding sequence CAATTGGAAAACACAAAACCCCCCTTCTCGGAGaagccccaaggcctcattgacctcttagactctattctgttcactcataaccccacctgggatgattgccaacagttgttacaggtactcttcaccacggaggaacgggagcgaatcctggcagaggcACGAAAACGAGTCCCCGGGGTCGAcgggagacctactgctcagcctcatctcgtggacgaggggtttccCTTGCTGCGACCTAACTGGGATTTCGAGCGGGcggaaggtagggagcgtctccgagtgtaccgccagactctgatggctggcctgagggctgcagcaaggaagccaaccaatttggcaaaggtaaatctggtgaggcaagagcccactgaaagTCCGGCAGCCTTCTTAGAGAGGCTAATGGAAGCTTTTAGACAATACACACCCATGGACCCCCAGGCTGACGAATCGCGCGCCGCCGTGATACTAGCATTTGTAAACCAGGCAGCTCCAGACATCAGAAAGAAATTGCAGAAAATAGAGGGGCTAGGAGAGCAGACAATACAGGACTTATTGAAAGCAGCTGAGAAAGTGTTCAATAACAGAGAGactgcagaggaaagggaagaacggATTAGACGGGAGGAGAGAGAACTAGCAGAAAAGATCAGGAAAGAAGATAGGGAGTATAGGACGAGGGAGAACCAGAAGAACCAGAAGGAGCTAGCCaagattctttttgcggggatgAGAACCGGATCAGGAGCGAGGGAGCTTCGGGGCCGACAagcgggaaagaaagagaagctagaaaGACAGACCTTAAAGAAAGATCAATGTGCTTACTGCAAGGAACTGGGGCACTGGAAAACCGAGTGCTCTAAGAGAGACTCAAGGAAAGGAATGGCCCAGAGGGAGAAAGTCTCCCCCGAAAATCGGGCCTTATACATgggagaagacagtgactag